In the Gossypium arboreum isolate Shixiya-1 chromosome 10, ASM2569848v2, whole genome shotgun sequence genome, one interval contains:
- the LOC108489047 gene encoding uncharacterized protein LOC108489047 isoform X2 yields the protein MGAQEKPQGNANSMQRVKVYRLNDDGKWDDQGTGHVTVDYLERSEELALFVFDEEDNETLLSHRISPDDIYRKQEDTIISWRDSEYCTDLALSFQENTGCSYIWEHIFKAQRNMHFNALNHETFHTMNNELRELPAVELSTLPIILKIVTESSLADQMQLTELILNDQAFFQKLMELFRICEDLENVDGLHMIFKIVKGIIMLNSPQVFEKIFGDELIIDIIGSLEYDPFIPQVQQYRKFLKEHAVFKEVIPFKNPVVLSKIHQTYRVGYLKDVVLARVLDEATVASLNSIIHSNNAIVISLLKDDSTFIQELFARLRSPTTSAESKKNLVYFLHEFCSLSKSLQMAQQLPIFRDLMNEGIVDTITDALQSEDKKIVLMGTDILILFLNQDPNLLRSYVVRQEENLLLGLLVKGMITDFGEDMHCQFLEILRSLLDSVTFTGAQRDTIVETFYEKHLGQLIDVIILSCPDDEAGVSTGKLAGTAGRVEIQNSTKPEILLNICELLCFCVVHHPYRIKCNFLLNNAIDKVLLLTQRREKYLVAAAVRFVRTILSHHDEHLISHFVKNSLLKSIVDAFVANGNRYNVLNSAVLELFEYIRKENLKLLVKHIVDSFWNQLVKFEHLPSLQSFKVKYKQLENCGPEMNVNAPDPRKRIDERALEKEEEDYFNEESDEEDTTSGSHPEKVQSQPVLSNGVAVSCPLSCPRSGGLVDYDDGDEDYRPPPRKQTENSEDDEGSMESLGLKRKLTPKEKEPGLAKKQRLGKSSKPRDSVFAALCSTLSQAVLPSKKTANAMHLSTQSGEENHIEKESGSPRSYDNKSPNEGNLRGKESPRNCSDYLHSPSDNRQLSGEDPRPLLPSKSSPEMAVNGS from the exons ATGGGCGCTCAAGAGAAGCCTCAAGGCAACGCCAACTCGATGCAG CGAGTAAAGGTCTATCGTTTGAATGATGATGGTAAATGGGATGACCAGGGAACTGGGCATGTCACTGTTGATTATTTGGAG AGATCAGAGGAGCTTGCTTTGTTTGTTTTCGATGAAGAAGACAATGAGACATTGCTTTCGCACCGTATCAGCCCTGATGACATTTACAGAAAGCAAGAAG ATACAATCATATCATGGAGAGACTCAGAATATTGTACAGACTTAGCTCTTAGTTTTCAAGAAAATACAGGATGCTCTTACATATG GGAACACATCTTCAAGGCGCAAAGAAATATGCATTTCAATGCTCTTAACC ATGAGACATTTCACACAATGAATAATGAGTTGAGGGAGTTGCCTGCTGTGGAGCTTTCCACTCTCCCCATAATCCTCAAG ATTGTCACCGAGAGTAGCCTTGCTGATCAGATGCAGCTGACAGAACTTATATTAAATGAT CAAGCTTTCTTCCAGAAGCTGATGGAGCTATTCAGAATATGTGAAGATTTGGAAAATGTAGATGGTCTTCACATGATATTTAAAATTGTGAAGGGGATAA TTATGCTCAATAGTCCTCAagtttttgagaaaatatttgggGATGAATTAATCATTGATATTATCGGTTCCCTAGAAT ATGATCCTTTTATTCCCCAGGTGCAACAATATCGTAAATTTCTGAAAGAACATGCTGTTTTTAAGGAG GTCATTCCTTTTAAAAATCCGGTAGTCTTGTCAAAGATACACCAGACATACCGAGTTGGTTATCTGAAG GATGTTGTTTTGGCAAGGGTATTGGATGAGGCCACAGTTGCCAGTTTGAATTCTATAATTCATTCGAATAATGCTATT GTTATTTCTTTATTGAAGGACGATAGCACGTTTATTCAAGAATTGTTTGCAAGGCTGAGGTCGCCAACCACATCTGCTGAATCAAAGAAAAATCTG GTATATTTCCTGCATGAATTTTGTAGTTTAAGCAAGAGTCTGCAGATGGCACAGCAGCTTCCAATATTTAG GGATCTTATGAATGAAGGTATCGTTGACACTATAACTGATGCTTTGCAGAGTGAAGATAAAAAGATTGTACTAATGGG GACAGACATCCTCATATTATTCTTGAATCAGGATCCAAACCTTCTGCGATCTTATGTTGTTCGTCAGGAAGAAAATCTACTTTTAGGACTTCTG GTTAAAGGGATGATAACAGATTTTGGAGAGGATATGCACTGCCAATTTCTTGAAATTCTTCGTAGTTTGCTAGATTCGGTCACATTTACTGGAGCTCAG AGAGATACAATTGTTGAAACTTTTTATGAGAAACACTTGGGCCAGCTAATTGATGTTATAATATTATCGTGTCCTGATGATGAGGCTGGCGTGTCAACCGGTAAATTGGCAGGCACTGCAGGGAGAGTTGAAATCCAAAATAGCACAAAGCCTGAAATTCTGTTAAACATATGTGAATTGTTGTGCTTTTGTGTTGTCCACCATCCATATAGAATAAA GTGTAATTTTCTCCTTAACAATGCCATAGACAAAGTTTTGTTACTTACGCAGAGAAGGGAAAAATACCTTGTAGCTGCTGCAGTTCGCTTTGTTCGCACTATTCTCTCTCATCAT GATGAACATTTGATAAGTCACTTTGTCAAGAACAGCCTTCTCAAATCAATTGTAGATGCTTTTGTTGCTAACGGTAATCGTTACAATGTGCTGAATTCTGCAGTCTTGGAACTTTTTGAATATATCCGCAAG GAAAACCTGAAATTATTGGTTAAACATATAGTTGATTCATTTTGGAATCAGTTGGTAAAGTTTGAGCACTTGCCTTCTCTTCAGTCTTTCAAAGTCAAATACAAGCAG TTGGAAAATTGTGGACCCGAAATGAATGTTAATGCACCGGACCCAAGAAAACGGATTGATGAGCGTGCTTTGGAGAAAGAAGAGGAAGACTATTTTAATGAGGAGAG TGATGAAGAGGATACAACATCTGGATCTCATCCTGAGAAAGTGCAATCTCAGCCTGTTTTATCCAATGGAGTTGCTGTCAGCTGCCCATTGTCATG ccCTAGATCTGGTGGGCTTGTTGACTATGATGATGGCGATGAAGACTACAGACCACCTCCAAGGAAACAGACTGAAAACTCGGAGGATGATGAAGGAAGCATGGAGTCCCTTGGCTTGAAGCGTAAGTTGACTCCTAAGGAAAAGGAACCTGGGCTAGCTAAGAAGCAGCGTTTGGGTAAAAGCTCTAAACCAAGAGATAGTGTATTTGCGGCTTTGTGTTCAACCCTAAGCCAGGCAGTGCTGCCTAGTAAGAAAACCGCAAATGCCATGCATTTATCTACTCAATCAGGTGAGGAGAATCATATTGAAAAGGAATCTGGCAGTCCCAGAAGTTATGATAACAAAAGTCCAAACGAGGGCAACCTTAGAGGGAAAGAATCTCCTAGAAACTGTTCAGATTACCTGCATAGCCCTTCAGACAATAGACAATTAAGTGGAGAGGATCCCCGTCCGTTGCTACCATCAAAGTCATCACCTGAAATGGCTGTAAATGGATCATGA
- the LOC108489047 gene encoding uncharacterized protein LOC108489047 isoform X3 — translation MHFNALNHETFHTMNNELRELPAVELSTLPIILKIVTESSLADQMQLTELILNDQAFFQKLMELFRICEDLENVDGLHMIFKIVKGIIMLNSPQVFEKIFGDELIIDIIGSLEYDPFIPQVQQYRKFLKEHAVFKEVIPFKNPVVLSKIHQTYRVGYLKDVVLARVLDEATVASLNSIIHSNNAIVISLLKDDSTFIQELFARLRSPTTSAESKKNLVYFLHEFCSLSKSLQMAQQLPIFRDLMNEGIVDTITDALQSEDKKIVLMGTDILILFLNQDPNLLRSYVVRQEENLLLGLLVKGMITDFGEDMHCQFLEILRSLLDSVTFTGAQRDTIVETFYEKHLGQLIDVIILSCPDDEAGVSTGKLAGTAGRVEIQNSTKPEILLNICELLCFCVVHHPYRIKCNFLLNNAIDKVLLLTQRREKYLVAAAVRFVRTILSHHDEHLISHFVKNSLLKSIVDAFVANGNRYNVLNSAVLELFEYIRKENLKLLVKHIVDSFWNQLVKFEHLPSLQSFKVKYKQLENCGPEMNVNAPDPRKRIDERALEKEEEDYFNEESDEEDTTSGSHPEKVQSQPVLSNGVAVSCPLSCPRSGGLVDYDDGDEDYRPPPRKQTENSEDDEGSMESLGLKRKLTPKEKEPGLAKKQRLGKSSKPRDSVFAALCSTLSQAVLPSKKTANAMHLSTQSGEENHIEKESGSPRSYDNKSPNEGNLRGKESPRNCSDYLHSPSDNRQLSGEDPRPLLPSKSSPEMAVNGS, via the exons ATGCATTTCAATGCTCTTAACC ATGAGACATTTCACACAATGAATAATGAGTTGAGGGAGTTGCCTGCTGTGGAGCTTTCCACTCTCCCCATAATCCTCAAG ATTGTCACCGAGAGTAGCCTTGCTGATCAGATGCAGCTGACAGAACTTATATTAAATGAT CAAGCTTTCTTCCAGAAGCTGATGGAGCTATTCAGAATATGTGAAGATTTGGAAAATGTAGATGGTCTTCACATGATATTTAAAATTGTGAAGGGGATAA TTATGCTCAATAGTCCTCAagtttttgagaaaatatttgggGATGAATTAATCATTGATATTATCGGTTCCCTAGAAT ATGATCCTTTTATTCCCCAGGTGCAACAATATCGTAAATTTCTGAAAGAACATGCTGTTTTTAAGGAG GTCATTCCTTTTAAAAATCCGGTAGTCTTGTCAAAGATACACCAGACATACCGAGTTGGTTATCTGAAG GATGTTGTTTTGGCAAGGGTATTGGATGAGGCCACAGTTGCCAGTTTGAATTCTATAATTCATTCGAATAATGCTATT GTTATTTCTTTATTGAAGGACGATAGCACGTTTATTCAAGAATTGTTTGCAAGGCTGAGGTCGCCAACCACATCTGCTGAATCAAAGAAAAATCTG GTATATTTCCTGCATGAATTTTGTAGTTTAAGCAAGAGTCTGCAGATGGCACAGCAGCTTCCAATATTTAG GGATCTTATGAATGAAGGTATCGTTGACACTATAACTGATGCTTTGCAGAGTGAAGATAAAAAGATTGTACTAATGGG GACAGACATCCTCATATTATTCTTGAATCAGGATCCAAACCTTCTGCGATCTTATGTTGTTCGTCAGGAAGAAAATCTACTTTTAGGACTTCTG GTTAAAGGGATGATAACAGATTTTGGAGAGGATATGCACTGCCAATTTCTTGAAATTCTTCGTAGTTTGCTAGATTCGGTCACATTTACTGGAGCTCAG AGAGATACAATTGTTGAAACTTTTTATGAGAAACACTTGGGCCAGCTAATTGATGTTATAATATTATCGTGTCCTGATGATGAGGCTGGCGTGTCAACCGGTAAATTGGCAGGCACTGCAGGGAGAGTTGAAATCCAAAATAGCACAAAGCCTGAAATTCTGTTAAACATATGTGAATTGTTGTGCTTTTGTGTTGTCCACCATCCATATAGAATAAA GTGTAATTTTCTCCTTAACAATGCCATAGACAAAGTTTTGTTACTTACGCAGAGAAGGGAAAAATACCTTGTAGCTGCTGCAGTTCGCTTTGTTCGCACTATTCTCTCTCATCAT GATGAACATTTGATAAGTCACTTTGTCAAGAACAGCCTTCTCAAATCAATTGTAGATGCTTTTGTTGCTAACGGTAATCGTTACAATGTGCTGAATTCTGCAGTCTTGGAACTTTTTGAATATATCCGCAAG GAAAACCTGAAATTATTGGTTAAACATATAGTTGATTCATTTTGGAATCAGTTGGTAAAGTTTGAGCACTTGCCTTCTCTTCAGTCTTTCAAAGTCAAATACAAGCAG TTGGAAAATTGTGGACCCGAAATGAATGTTAATGCACCGGACCCAAGAAAACGGATTGATGAGCGTGCTTTGGAGAAAGAAGAGGAAGACTATTTTAATGAGGAGAG TGATGAAGAGGATACAACATCTGGATCTCATCCTGAGAAAGTGCAATCTCAGCCTGTTTTATCCAATGGAGTTGCTGTCAGCTGCCCATTGTCATG ccCTAGATCTGGTGGGCTTGTTGACTATGATGATGGCGATGAAGACTACAGACCACCTCCAAGGAAACAGACTGAAAACTCGGAGGATGATGAAGGAAGCATGGAGTCCCTTGGCTTGAAGCGTAAGTTGACTCCTAAGGAAAAGGAACCTGGGCTAGCTAAGAAGCAGCGTTTGGGTAAAAGCTCTAAACCAAGAGATAGTGTATTTGCGGCTTTGTGTTCAACCCTAAGCCAGGCAGTGCTGCCTAGTAAGAAAACCGCAAATGCCATGCATTTATCTACTCAATCAGGTGAGGAGAATCATATTGAAAAGGAATCTGGCAGTCCCAGAAGTTATGATAACAAAAGTCCAAACGAGGGCAACCTTAGAGGGAAAGAATCTCCTAGAAACTGTTCAGATTACCTGCATAGCCCTTCAGACAATAGACAATTAAGTGGAGAGGATCCCCGTCCGTTGCTACCATCAAAGTCATCACCTGAAATGGCTGTAAATGGATCATGA
- the LOC108489047 gene encoding uncharacterized protein LOC108489047 isoform X4: MNNELRELPAVELSTLPIILKIVTESSLADQMQLTELILNDQAFFQKLMELFRICEDLENVDGLHMIFKIVKGIIMLNSPQVFEKIFGDELIIDIIGSLEYDPFIPQVQQYRKFLKEHAVFKEVIPFKNPVVLSKIHQTYRVGYLKDVVLARVLDEATVASLNSIIHSNNAIVISLLKDDSTFIQELFARLRSPTTSAESKKNLVYFLHEFCSLSKSLQMAQQLPIFRDLMNEGIVDTITDALQSEDKKIVLMGTDILILFLNQDPNLLRSYVVRQEENLLLGLLVKGMITDFGEDMHCQFLEILRSLLDSVTFTGAQRDTIVETFYEKHLGQLIDVIILSCPDDEAGVSTGKLAGTAGRVEIQNSTKPEILLNICELLCFCVVHHPYRIKCNFLLNNAIDKVLLLTQRREKYLVAAAVRFVRTILSHHDEHLISHFVKNSLLKSIVDAFVANGNRYNVLNSAVLELFEYIRKENLKLLVKHIVDSFWNQLVKFEHLPSLQSFKVKYKQLENCGPEMNVNAPDPRKRIDERALEKEEEDYFNEESDEEDTTSGSHPEKVQSQPVLSNGVAVSCPLSCPRSGGLVDYDDGDEDYRPPPRKQTENSEDDEGSMESLGLKRKLTPKEKEPGLAKKQRLGKSSKPRDSVFAALCSTLSQAVLPSKKTANAMHLSTQSGEENHIEKESGSPRSYDNKSPNEGNLRGKESPRNCSDYLHSPSDNRQLSGEDPRPLLPSKSSPEMAVNGS; the protein is encoded by the exons ATGAATAATGAGTTGAGGGAGTTGCCTGCTGTGGAGCTTTCCACTCTCCCCATAATCCTCAAG ATTGTCACCGAGAGTAGCCTTGCTGATCAGATGCAGCTGACAGAACTTATATTAAATGAT CAAGCTTTCTTCCAGAAGCTGATGGAGCTATTCAGAATATGTGAAGATTTGGAAAATGTAGATGGTCTTCACATGATATTTAAAATTGTGAAGGGGATAA TTATGCTCAATAGTCCTCAagtttttgagaaaatatttgggGATGAATTAATCATTGATATTATCGGTTCCCTAGAAT ATGATCCTTTTATTCCCCAGGTGCAACAATATCGTAAATTTCTGAAAGAACATGCTGTTTTTAAGGAG GTCATTCCTTTTAAAAATCCGGTAGTCTTGTCAAAGATACACCAGACATACCGAGTTGGTTATCTGAAG GATGTTGTTTTGGCAAGGGTATTGGATGAGGCCACAGTTGCCAGTTTGAATTCTATAATTCATTCGAATAATGCTATT GTTATTTCTTTATTGAAGGACGATAGCACGTTTATTCAAGAATTGTTTGCAAGGCTGAGGTCGCCAACCACATCTGCTGAATCAAAGAAAAATCTG GTATATTTCCTGCATGAATTTTGTAGTTTAAGCAAGAGTCTGCAGATGGCACAGCAGCTTCCAATATTTAG GGATCTTATGAATGAAGGTATCGTTGACACTATAACTGATGCTTTGCAGAGTGAAGATAAAAAGATTGTACTAATGGG GACAGACATCCTCATATTATTCTTGAATCAGGATCCAAACCTTCTGCGATCTTATGTTGTTCGTCAGGAAGAAAATCTACTTTTAGGACTTCTG GTTAAAGGGATGATAACAGATTTTGGAGAGGATATGCACTGCCAATTTCTTGAAATTCTTCGTAGTTTGCTAGATTCGGTCACATTTACTGGAGCTCAG AGAGATACAATTGTTGAAACTTTTTATGAGAAACACTTGGGCCAGCTAATTGATGTTATAATATTATCGTGTCCTGATGATGAGGCTGGCGTGTCAACCGGTAAATTGGCAGGCACTGCAGGGAGAGTTGAAATCCAAAATAGCACAAAGCCTGAAATTCTGTTAAACATATGTGAATTGTTGTGCTTTTGTGTTGTCCACCATCCATATAGAATAAA GTGTAATTTTCTCCTTAACAATGCCATAGACAAAGTTTTGTTACTTACGCAGAGAAGGGAAAAATACCTTGTAGCTGCTGCAGTTCGCTTTGTTCGCACTATTCTCTCTCATCAT GATGAACATTTGATAAGTCACTTTGTCAAGAACAGCCTTCTCAAATCAATTGTAGATGCTTTTGTTGCTAACGGTAATCGTTACAATGTGCTGAATTCTGCAGTCTTGGAACTTTTTGAATATATCCGCAAG GAAAACCTGAAATTATTGGTTAAACATATAGTTGATTCATTTTGGAATCAGTTGGTAAAGTTTGAGCACTTGCCTTCTCTTCAGTCTTTCAAAGTCAAATACAAGCAG TTGGAAAATTGTGGACCCGAAATGAATGTTAATGCACCGGACCCAAGAAAACGGATTGATGAGCGTGCTTTGGAGAAAGAAGAGGAAGACTATTTTAATGAGGAGAG TGATGAAGAGGATACAACATCTGGATCTCATCCTGAGAAAGTGCAATCTCAGCCTGTTTTATCCAATGGAGTTGCTGTCAGCTGCCCATTGTCATG ccCTAGATCTGGTGGGCTTGTTGACTATGATGATGGCGATGAAGACTACAGACCACCTCCAAGGAAACAGACTGAAAACTCGGAGGATGATGAAGGAAGCATGGAGTCCCTTGGCTTGAAGCGTAAGTTGACTCCTAAGGAAAAGGAACCTGGGCTAGCTAAGAAGCAGCGTTTGGGTAAAAGCTCTAAACCAAGAGATAGTGTATTTGCGGCTTTGTGTTCAACCCTAAGCCAGGCAGTGCTGCCTAGTAAGAAAACCGCAAATGCCATGCATTTATCTACTCAATCAGGTGAGGAGAATCATATTGAAAAGGAATCTGGCAGTCCCAGAAGTTATGATAACAAAAGTCCAAACGAGGGCAACCTTAGAGGGAAAGAATCTCCTAGAAACTGTTCAGATTACCTGCATAGCCCTTCAGACAATAGACAATTAAGTGGAGAGGATCCCCGTCCGTTGCTACCATCAAAGTCATCACCTGAAATGGCTGTAAATGGATCATGA
- the LOC108489047 gene encoding uncharacterized protein LOC108489047 isoform X1 has translation MGAQEKPQGNANSMQRVKVYRLNDDGKWDDQGTGHVTVDYLEMIAYVIIQRSEELALFVFDEEDNETLLSHRISPDDIYRKQEDTIISWRDSEYCTDLALSFQENTGCSYIWEHIFKAQRNMHFNALNHETFHTMNNELRELPAVELSTLPIILKIVTESSLADQMQLTELILNDQAFFQKLMELFRICEDLENVDGLHMIFKIVKGIIMLNSPQVFEKIFGDELIIDIIGSLEYDPFIPQVQQYRKFLKEHAVFKEVIPFKNPVVLSKIHQTYRVGYLKDVVLARVLDEATVASLNSIIHSNNAIVISLLKDDSTFIQELFARLRSPTTSAESKKNLVYFLHEFCSLSKSLQMAQQLPIFRDLMNEGIVDTITDALQSEDKKIVLMGTDILILFLNQDPNLLRSYVVRQEENLLLGLLVKGMITDFGEDMHCQFLEILRSLLDSVTFTGAQRDTIVETFYEKHLGQLIDVIILSCPDDEAGVSTGKLAGTAGRVEIQNSTKPEILLNICELLCFCVVHHPYRIKCNFLLNNAIDKVLLLTQRREKYLVAAAVRFVRTILSHHDEHLISHFVKNSLLKSIVDAFVANGNRYNVLNSAVLELFEYIRKENLKLLVKHIVDSFWNQLVKFEHLPSLQSFKVKYKQLENCGPEMNVNAPDPRKRIDERALEKEEEDYFNEESDEEDTTSGSHPEKVQSQPVLSNGVAVSCPLSCPRSGGLVDYDDGDEDYRPPPRKQTENSEDDEGSMESLGLKRKLTPKEKEPGLAKKQRLGKSSKPRDSVFAALCSTLSQAVLPSKKTANAMHLSTQSGEENHIEKESGSPRSYDNKSPNEGNLRGKESPRNCSDYLHSPSDNRQLSGEDPRPLLPSKSSPEMAVNGS, from the exons ATGGGCGCTCAAGAGAAGCCTCAAGGCAACGCCAACTCGATGCAG CGAGTAAAGGTCTATCGTTTGAATGATGATGGTAAATGGGATGACCAGGGAACTGGGCATGTCACTGTTGATTATTTGGAG ATGATTGCATATGTTATAATTCAGAGATCAGAGGAGCTTGCTTTGTTTGTTTTCGATGAAGAAGACAATGAGACATTGCTTTCGCACCGTATCAGCCCTGATGACATTTACAGAAAGCAAGAAG ATACAATCATATCATGGAGAGACTCAGAATATTGTACAGACTTAGCTCTTAGTTTTCAAGAAAATACAGGATGCTCTTACATATG GGAACACATCTTCAAGGCGCAAAGAAATATGCATTTCAATGCTCTTAACC ATGAGACATTTCACACAATGAATAATGAGTTGAGGGAGTTGCCTGCTGTGGAGCTTTCCACTCTCCCCATAATCCTCAAG ATTGTCACCGAGAGTAGCCTTGCTGATCAGATGCAGCTGACAGAACTTATATTAAATGAT CAAGCTTTCTTCCAGAAGCTGATGGAGCTATTCAGAATATGTGAAGATTTGGAAAATGTAGATGGTCTTCACATGATATTTAAAATTGTGAAGGGGATAA TTATGCTCAATAGTCCTCAagtttttgagaaaatatttgggGATGAATTAATCATTGATATTATCGGTTCCCTAGAAT ATGATCCTTTTATTCCCCAGGTGCAACAATATCGTAAATTTCTGAAAGAACATGCTGTTTTTAAGGAG GTCATTCCTTTTAAAAATCCGGTAGTCTTGTCAAAGATACACCAGACATACCGAGTTGGTTATCTGAAG GATGTTGTTTTGGCAAGGGTATTGGATGAGGCCACAGTTGCCAGTTTGAATTCTATAATTCATTCGAATAATGCTATT GTTATTTCTTTATTGAAGGACGATAGCACGTTTATTCAAGAATTGTTTGCAAGGCTGAGGTCGCCAACCACATCTGCTGAATCAAAGAAAAATCTG GTATATTTCCTGCATGAATTTTGTAGTTTAAGCAAGAGTCTGCAGATGGCACAGCAGCTTCCAATATTTAG GGATCTTATGAATGAAGGTATCGTTGACACTATAACTGATGCTTTGCAGAGTGAAGATAAAAAGATTGTACTAATGGG GACAGACATCCTCATATTATTCTTGAATCAGGATCCAAACCTTCTGCGATCTTATGTTGTTCGTCAGGAAGAAAATCTACTTTTAGGACTTCTG GTTAAAGGGATGATAACAGATTTTGGAGAGGATATGCACTGCCAATTTCTTGAAATTCTTCGTAGTTTGCTAGATTCGGTCACATTTACTGGAGCTCAG AGAGATACAATTGTTGAAACTTTTTATGAGAAACACTTGGGCCAGCTAATTGATGTTATAATATTATCGTGTCCTGATGATGAGGCTGGCGTGTCAACCGGTAAATTGGCAGGCACTGCAGGGAGAGTTGAAATCCAAAATAGCACAAAGCCTGAAATTCTGTTAAACATATGTGAATTGTTGTGCTTTTGTGTTGTCCACCATCCATATAGAATAAA GTGTAATTTTCTCCTTAACAATGCCATAGACAAAGTTTTGTTACTTACGCAGAGAAGGGAAAAATACCTTGTAGCTGCTGCAGTTCGCTTTGTTCGCACTATTCTCTCTCATCAT GATGAACATTTGATAAGTCACTTTGTCAAGAACAGCCTTCTCAAATCAATTGTAGATGCTTTTGTTGCTAACGGTAATCGTTACAATGTGCTGAATTCTGCAGTCTTGGAACTTTTTGAATATATCCGCAAG GAAAACCTGAAATTATTGGTTAAACATATAGTTGATTCATTTTGGAATCAGTTGGTAAAGTTTGAGCACTTGCCTTCTCTTCAGTCTTTCAAAGTCAAATACAAGCAG TTGGAAAATTGTGGACCCGAAATGAATGTTAATGCACCGGACCCAAGAAAACGGATTGATGAGCGTGCTTTGGAGAAAGAAGAGGAAGACTATTTTAATGAGGAGAG TGATGAAGAGGATACAACATCTGGATCTCATCCTGAGAAAGTGCAATCTCAGCCTGTTTTATCCAATGGAGTTGCTGTCAGCTGCCCATTGTCATG ccCTAGATCTGGTGGGCTTGTTGACTATGATGATGGCGATGAAGACTACAGACCACCTCCAAGGAAACAGACTGAAAACTCGGAGGATGATGAAGGAAGCATGGAGTCCCTTGGCTTGAAGCGTAAGTTGACTCCTAAGGAAAAGGAACCTGGGCTAGCTAAGAAGCAGCGTTTGGGTAAAAGCTCTAAACCAAGAGATAGTGTATTTGCGGCTTTGTGTTCAACCCTAAGCCAGGCAGTGCTGCCTAGTAAGAAAACCGCAAATGCCATGCATTTATCTACTCAATCAGGTGAGGAGAATCATATTGAAAAGGAATCTGGCAGTCCCAGAAGTTATGATAACAAAAGTCCAAACGAGGGCAACCTTAGAGGGAAAGAATCTCCTAGAAACTGTTCAGATTACCTGCATAGCCCTTCAGACAATAGACAATTAAGTGGAGAGGATCCCCGTCCGTTGCTACCATCAAAGTCATCACCTGAAATGGCTGTAAATGGATCATGA
- the LOC108489050 gene encoding outer envelope pore protein 16-2, chloroplastic-like isoform X1: MSGNSEAKSLFDELRFDKGDFFDLGHPLLNWTAQSFVKTAGIGALQAIAREACHIAFEGTGPIKSTDITGVKNKKQGFPGLRGETSRNSLEAMVKHTGKESLQWGLAAGLYSGLTFGLKEARGSHDWTNSAVAGAITGMAVALTCDNTTREQVLHCAISGAALSTAANLLDF, from the exons ATGAGTGGTAACTCGGAGGCGAAGTCTTTGTTTGATGAATTGCGCTTCGATAAGGGAGATTTCTTCGACCTGGGACACCCTCTTCTCAACTGGACTGCTCAGAGCTTTGTCAAAACTGCTGGT ATTGGAGCACTTCAAGCTATCGCCAGGGAGGCTTGTCATATAGCTTTTGAAG GAACTGGACCCATTAAATCGACTGATATCACTGGTGTCAAGAATAAGAAGCAAGGCTTCCCTGGCCTCAGAG GGGAAACCAGTCGAAATTCTCTTGAAGCAATG GTGAAGCACACTGGAAAAGAATCTCTACAGTGGG GGCTGGCTGCTGGATTATATTCAGGGCTTACATTTGGGCTAAAAGAGGCTCGTGGATCTCATGATTGG ACAAATAGTGCAGTGGCAGGGGCGATAACAGGGATGGCAGTAGCACTGACGTGTGATAATACTACCCGCGAGCAGGTTCTGCATTGTGCCATTAGTGGAGCTGCTCTTTCTACTGCTGCAAACCTTCTAGACTTCTAA
- the LOC108489050 gene encoding outer envelope pore protein 16-2, chloroplastic-like isoform X2, with amino-acid sequence MSGNSEAKSLFDELRFDKGDFFDLGHPLLNWTAQSFVKTAGIGALQAIAREACHTVMWGCGFGAGTGPIKSTDITGVKNKKQGFPGLRGETSRNSLEAMVKHTGKESLQWGLAAGLYSGLTFGLKEARGSHDWTNSAVAGAITGMAVALTCDNTTREQVLHCAISGAALSTAANLLDF; translated from the exons ATGAGTGGTAACTCGGAGGCGAAGTCTTTGTTTGATGAATTGCGCTTCGATAAGGGAGATTTCTTCGACCTGGGACACCCTCTTCTCAACTGGACTGCTCAGAGCTTTGTCAAAACTGCTGGT ATTGGAGCACTTCAAGCTATCGCCAGGGAGGCTTGTCATA CTGTGATGTGGGGTTGTGGTTTTGGTGCAGGAACTGGACCCATTAAATCGACTGATATCACTGGTGTCAAGAATAAGAAGCAAGGCTTCCCTGGCCTCAGAG GGGAAACCAGTCGAAATTCTCTTGAAGCAATG GTGAAGCACACTGGAAAAGAATCTCTACAGTGGG GGCTGGCTGCTGGATTATATTCAGGGCTTACATTTGGGCTAAAAGAGGCTCGTGGATCTCATGATTGG ACAAATAGTGCAGTGGCAGGGGCGATAACAGGGATGGCAGTAGCACTGACGTGTGATAATACTACCCGCGAGCAGGTTCTGCATTGTGCCATTAGTGGAGCTGCTCTTTCTACTGCTGCAAACCTTCTAGACTTCTAA